TCCCAGGAGCTAAGGTGACTCTTgaatttactgtaaaacatcCTCTGTAGTCATGTAATCTTGTTGACACTGTGAACTGTAAAATTATCAAAAAACTCTCATAAATACTTGTAGTTTATTCTCTtgtgtccctctctctggtTCATTTGAAGAGTTACAGAACATTTTGAGGATATCTCTGACAGTAAGAAGGTAGCATCACCTATGACTGAATTACTGTCAAGTGTTTTTCTGGTTGTTGACTGGTGTGATGCTGTGTGATGCTTACAGGGTGAAAAAGGTATTCAGGGAAGATCAGGTCCCCCAGGTCCAGTTGGAATAGGAGAACCAGGACTACCAGTGAGTATGACTGCTCTTGTTTTCTTGGTGTATTGGTGGGATTACATCAGGATCTTGTACACATTTGATTATGAAGTTCATACTTTGCATAACAGTGTCtattaaactgataaaatgGGCAAATGATATTGATAAAAAATATCctgttaaaacaataaatgctgCCACCTTGAGTTCCTGATACAAATGTCGACATTTACTGAAGCCTTCACATATGTTAATAAAAAGTTGTCTGTTTGTTCCAGGGTCCTCCAGGACCACCTGGGACACAGGGAACCCCTGGACCGCCTGGAGAGGGGTTTCCAGGACCGAAGGTGAGTCAAGTCTTTGGCCATTTGTTAGcctaaattacattacattatccTGCCAGTACTTAATGTTATGATCACATAAGTTAAGTTTATTCATGGTAATTTTTTATAGCTGTATAGTTGTGTTTTGTATGGTTCTGCGTGGGTTCCCTTAAAGGTTGcgtcacttttttaaaataaaaaaacaaaaaaagccctTCTATAAATGCTGTGGGATGTGTCACTGGTCCATTTACCACTCTTAGGAccatttttaaatcacatttatgTGAAGAAAGAGGAACTGAAATAGACAGAGAAGCTGTCTGGGCACTGACAGAGGATATAACAGAGCTGTGTCCTGAGAGAGCTGTCATGAGTCTGATTAGTAATATCCTACTTGTAATTCTTTTTGCAGGTAGGaagcataaaaacataaaacatgagCACAATTAAAACCCAATAACACAACTgaagacattaaaataaaaggttcctgtgatgaaaacaagaaaaatatcaacaatGAGAGAAGGGGAAAGATAAACTGCTTTGTGTGGAGCCAAGAGGCAGTTTATGGTCTGTTAGAATTATGAGTGGTTATTGCACATTTGCTTATTGGAAACCTGCCTCTCTGATCAGAGGGGAGGGCGTCATATTCTTCAAAAAATGGATTAGCAATAACGGATACAGTCAAAGTGAATGAGGAGGTTAGGACTTACTCTGTGATGGATCTGTGAAATAACACAGTCAACAACCTGGTTTGGTATCTAGGAGGTTTTTCCACATCTGTGTGATGAGTCGAACTAAATCTGACTTATCCTCATCTTCACCCCTGAACACCTGTCCCGAGGGTTGCATCTCTGCGTATTCTGTGCTGGAGAGAAACATGACATTTGTGCGGTTTGATTTGTTTACTGCAGGTGCAAAGCAGAGCAGACTGATTCATAGAAATTACAACcagaaaatgtttcactgaTTGCTATGAAACATTATGTGTATTAAAATTGACATTACTGGTTTAAATATGGTGTTTGAAATAtgctgaaaatgtgtgaaactcGTGCAATTAGATTATGAGAACTGCTCTGACAAACACTAATACAAATGTCTGATTTAATGTCTGTTTTAGGGTGATCGAGGCTACGACGGTCCAAGGGGCAATCGTGGGCTTCCTGGTGTCGGGGTCAAAGGTGACAAGGTGAGGCTACAGTGGGCACAGGTTCACCAAAACTACAGTTGAagactgggaaaaaaaatgtagccTTGTCTGAggaatctggatttctgctgaggcacgCAGATGGTcgggtcagaatttggcatcgacagcatgaatccatggacccttgtgtcaacagtccaggctgctggtggtggtgtgatggtgtggggaatattttcttggcacactttggcCTCCTTCAATCATGGTCTGAATGCCACagtctatctgagtattgttgctgaccgtgtgcaccatgtcacaaaacaaaagtcatctccAAACTGGTGTCATGAACATGGcaatgagttcagtgaacttcagcagcctccccagtcaccagatttTCCAATAGAGAGTCTTTGGGATGTGGTCGAACAGGAGGTTGGCAGcgtgaatgtgcagctgacaagtctgcagaaatgatgtgatgaatcaagtcaacatggagcagaatctcaaaggaacGTTTTCAAAATCTTGTGGAATCCATCCAGTGAAGAATCGAAGCTGTTTCGAGAGCAAAGGGCGGCGCTcgtcaagtcaaattttatttatgtagcccAAAATCATAAATCACTAATTTACCTCACGGGGCTCAACAATCTGTACAGACCCTTCAGACCCTCAAATCCAACAAGGAAAACTCCCTAAAAATGAGAGaagcaacagaggagggatcTCTCTTCCAGGACGGACAGTAGGTGTCATGTCTCCAGAGTAGAGCAACATAGTAGATTTACAGTATGGACAATGAGGTTGACATCATTATAGGCTGTAAATGTTAATGAAGAATATGATGTGGGAGGACATCGAGCAACTTCTAGGTGCCGCCAACAGACGGGACCAGAGCCAGATGACATCCTCTCCACCAGGAAGACCTGGAACAACGACagactacacaaacacacaggaggcaAAACTACGCACATCATTCACACATCTAGTAGACAAACCCAAAcgcaaagagaaagagaagagagagagagagagagagagagagagagagagagaaggatgaggCTCCTggaagaggaagatccagatCCAGAACATCTGGAATGAGGCACCGACAGccaggagagtgagagaggtcCCAGGACAGCTGATGGTCCAGGACAGTGAGCctgagtgaaaagagaggacaacgaggaaaaaagagaggagagagagagatatatagatagaaagagagagagatgggcaACCTGGACACACAGGTGCTggagagaataaagaaaatggTTAATTGAGATTGAGACCAACCTGCTGGCAGGAGAATGGTACCAGGTACCAGGCCTGAAGTAATCAGAGAATTAGAGGAAGGGGACATGGCAGACTACCGAGTATTAGtctggtgttcctaataaactgctcCATGAAGCTGATGCTTCAACATTTTCTATCTTCTCCTACTCTCTAATTGATTATCGGGGTATTGGTTACTGTGTTTTATGAATAACTATGAAATGAAGACTTGGTATCTTTTCTCAGGGCAATCTTGGACCACCTGGGATTACAGGTCCACCTGGTGCTCCTGGGACAGGACTTCAAggagaaaaggtaaaaacatgaggagagaaaactgtTTTACTGTTGCTTTCACTTTCTGCCAGCCTGATCAGGTTACTGTGCAGAAAGTCTGCACctgttttcatcttcatcttctttctctcaGGGCGATCAAGGCCCAATCGGACCTGCAGGACCCAGAGGAGCTCCAGGTATCGGCATAACAGGACCCAAGGTAGGACAGGAGGCGGACGTCCATTAACTGACATCGTTATTGACTCAGAAAGCTACTTATTGTGATTGACGTTCGGCTGATTCTCTGTCTGATTGCCTCGAAATTGTTCTGCATATTTTATCGCCTAAATGTGTGGGTGAAAAGCAGCTGGCTTGTCAATCAAACGCCCAAGAGTTTGAATCAGAATCTAAGTCACAGAGTCGTGATTGTTTCACGTTAGCTCTGGGTTACATAAGGTTAACTTCAGAGATTCcatttagaaattaaaatttAACTTCTACTACCAGAGATAATCAGCTGAACTTTTCCATGCAAGCTTTCAATTCTACTACTTCCATTTAATTTATTTCCATTCAGCTCTATTTggctttttctgtctcattttaaattttcaaattGCAAACTTCATGACATCCATCTCCAtgtccatttgtgtgttttcttgttttcttttctgaatAAAGAGCTACATTTATGAACAGCAGTGAGTCACCAGGAGGTGGTTGGGGTGGCTGGTGGTTGTATAAAGCACGAttgtcacaccagagaccagagtTTAGGCaataaaagcactttggttaaggttgaggaaagatcatggctttggttgaataaaaataaacacattgtgtctgaggtcactgtgaactttttctgtattaaatccAGGCCAAGAtatttccctaaccttaaccaagtgctgtgacAGTCCCAACAACCGTAATCCTGTTGTTTCTACATGTGGACACATATTGAATACGCcactgtctgtgtgaatgttgtCTTCAGGGGAATCAGGGCCCCACAGGTGAGCCTGGACTGCCAGGTGAGAGAGGAGTGGGAGAACCAGGACCCAAAGTAAGTCCTCTAAACACCACTGCTCTCTGCACTCATCACTCTGCAGTAGAGGTCcctttaaaggaacagttggGAAATGCACTTTTTAGCTTTCTTTCTCTGGAGCCAGCAacaggttagcttagcttagcattactTTAAGCTGAAGAGTAAATGACTATAAAGGAAAAATCTAAAACCAAAGCTGACAGGTTAGAAATAATCGATAAATTTAGCTGATGCTCTTGTTCAGATTCAAGCCTCAATCCCTAAATTACTGACATCACAAGGAGCTGGCTATAAGAACAAACCACTGTGAGACTTTGTGGGCACTTTTCATTCACTGGTTTATTCTCCATCAGTTTGAACCACACTGGTGCTCTTGcatgttgttttcctctctcaggGTGACCCAGGTGCTGAGGGGTTACCAGGTATACCAGGTCAACCAGGAGAGGATGGAGTCCCGGGACAAAAGGTAACATCATGATGTAAAacctgttctccctctctctttttttccaaatgatttaaaatatttcttatcACTCTGCTGCTCCGCTGTCTTCTGTTTCAAATGACGACAGGGTGACATTGGGTTACCGGGTCCCAGAGGACCTGACGGGGCTCCTGGTAAAGGTGCTCCTGGAGTGAAggtaacagacatttttcacagatgATGTATACACAAAAGTTACGTTAAGtgactgagttttttttttttttttttacagggagacagaggggacAGGGGGACCAGGGGCATGCCAGGTGCAGTCGGTCCTGTGGGGCCAATGGGGGCAAAGGTATCTCATCTTTCATTTTACAAAAGTGACTGATCCCAAGAGGGtaaaatgtaattgtaattgtaaataTTACAGTAAAGTTTGGACAGTAAACCCAGCTGGGAATCAATGTAAATGAATCATACGTTCAAGGctggagttttatttttacagcctcTCCTTCTTGCCTTAAGTCTGataaaaagttttcttttcCAGGGGGAACCAGGAATTATGGGGCCACCAGGTACAACTGGACCACCGGGGAGAGGTATACCTGGTGCTAAGGTAAGCCCATGTGGTGCCCAATGAAGTTATATTAACTGCTAAACGGCAGCAAGGTTGGTTAATTGATCTGCTTCTGGTTTTTGTCAGGGAGAACCAGGTCCACAAGGTCCAGCTGGAGCTGTGGGAGAGCAGGGGATAGGTTTACCTGGGCCTAAGGTGAGTTCAGCTCAGGTTTACACTTCAGTGATCCTCTGAAGTGAGGTCAGTAAGTGGTGTGCTCTGGTTTGCAGGGTGACAGAGGGGCACCAGGACCTGCTGGTCCACCTGGACTGAAAGGTGAAGGCTTCCCCGGCGCTCCAGTGAGTGTCAACCTATATTACAACCTCCTTTATCACTCTATATCACCACCCTGCACTGTGTGATGATACTTTCAAAACTGTATCTTAGGGACTTCCGGGGCCTCCTGGATTGACAGGAGAGACCGGACCAGAAGGTGTTGGTTTACCTGGACCAAAGGTAAAATGATACACAAGGAAAAACATAGAATAAGCAGAAGAGTGTTTTTAGCATAATATGATAGTGGATGATTGttgctttgtgtatttgtgtgttttaatcgCCTGAGTGAGATGTTTATGAGCAGAtgagcactttttaaaattactgagtctttttcttcctgtctgaaGTGATATTATCATTATTGAGGTATTAGCTGATACCTTGTTTTAAAAACTTATTAAATAATTTCTGTTCAGGGGGACAGAGGCTTGCCTGGACCTCCTGGGCCTGCAGGGCCACCAGGCATCGGTCTGATGGGTGCTAAGGTGATCTGTCCTGTTCATGCACGTAACGCTGTAAAAACTGTACATACAAAAAGATACACAATTCATGTTGGTCTTTTCCTGCAGGGGGCAGCCGGCCAAATGGGGCCACCTGGTTCACAGGGGTTACCTGGGGAGGGCATTCAAGGATCAAAGGTACTGCTGTCATCTGCTTTTATTCAGATTGATCAGTAACTACAGTCTAGAGCCAGTTGTTCTGAATGAGCATGAGTCCAAtttttataaatgaataaactttTTTCCTTGATGTAATCAGTGAGCAATGTTTGAATCACATTTAATTTCAGCAGTGATAAAATAACTATTATTTTTCAGCATTTAACAACAAAAGCTACCTGAGTCACATCCCATGAGTCTGCTGATGACTAAGACTCATtggacatgtttttgttgaggggcattaaaaataaatgtcattttatcctgctgaaaatgttgctgtctatttttgtaaaataaattcagAGTTCAGtatatggacaaaaaaaaagggacaaaacagatgagatgagagatATATTCGATTAGTTTCACCTTGTTTTAGAAGTTCTTCTTGATGTGGACTGTGCTCGATGTTTCCAGGGGGAGCCTGGATTTCAGGGGATCCCCGGCCCCAGAGGTCCTCCTGGACAAGGTCTGCAGGGGGACAAGGTAACGTTGTAATGACAGCCATGTATGTGaatgattaactgataaataattATCTTAACtaaaagcaacatttaaacTTTGCATGCTGGAAACACTGGGAAACATGACAGCAGTAAACTGGTCTGTGATCAGTCAGCTCGATGGACGCCACAGGGACTCTGTtagggaggaagaggaggcccCACTTTTTAATTTAGactgtttcctttctttcctcttgcAGGGGGAGCGAGGGTTCAGAGGTGAGAAGGGCaaaaagggagacagaggagaaccTGGAGAGCCAGGAACCATCGGACCTCTGGTACTGGATTTTGTTGTCAGgcaaattattattttgagTCCACTCTACCAATTTATAAATGAACCTTGACAGGTTTTATTCCTGTTCAGTCTCTGTACAAGTATGACACTGAACACCAGCTTGATCCAGGATATACATACACTTATCTCAGCAGGAGTATGAAAGGAAACCACTTCCTTAACACAACATTGTGATTTAATTGTTCGATCGCTCGCTAATAATGGGTTTTTTCACATCACAGGGTAGAGTGGGACAGAAGGGAGAGCCCGGACTCACAGTAAGTATAGGCCATCAATCACTAAACTGAAATAGTGCTGAAACAATCTGATTAATTCATTGACAAGAAATGCTTCTCAAATATCAGAATTTAAagatttcctctgttttatatgattgAGGCTTTTTGGATTTGGACTCTTCTATGAAACAAATTTGAAGCTATCACCTAAGACTCTAGgactcattttaatttttaaattgagaaaataatggGTACGTATATGAATACAAAATGAACAGTCAGTGATAAAGCAGCTCTAAAGATATTTGCTGTCTTTCACAGAGAGATGAAATCATCAAAATTGTGAGATCCATATGCAGTAAGTAATCAATCACAGGAGGATCATGGGGATcatatatttgtttattcttttttttttttaacctataTAATAACATATTTCCTTGTGGTATCTGCTCTGTTTGATCAGGTTGTGGGGTGACCTGCCGTCAAACCCCATTGGAGCTCGTGTTTGTGATCGACAGCTCAGAGAGCGTCGGCCCTGATAACTTCAACGTGATCAAGGACTTTGTGAACGCCCTGATTGACCGAGCCTCGGTCAGCCGAGACACCACACGGGTCGGCGTGGTCCTCTACAGCCACATCAACGTGGTGGTGGTCAGCCTCAGGCAGGAGGCCACCCGTGACGAGATCAAGTCTGCGGTGCGCTCCATGACCTACCTGGGCGAGGGTACGTTCACCGGCAGCGCCATCCAACAGGCCAGCCAGGTGTTCAAGGCGGCACGGGCAGGTGTGAGGAAGGTGGCCATCATCATCACAGATGGGCAGGCCGATAAGAGGGACTCGGTCAGCCTGGAGAACGCCGTGATGGAGGCTCAGGGAAGCAACATCGAGATGTTTGTGATCGGGGTGGTGAATGAGAGCGATCCTCTGTATGAGGAGTTCAAGAAGGAGCTCAGCCTCATGGCCTCTGACCCCGACAGCGAACACGTCTACCTGATTGATGAATTTAAAACACTTCCAGGTGACAACTTCCATTATCATATGATTTTTGTTGGcatttttaacctttaattAACCAGATAAAGTCTAATTGAGATGACAAGAGAGTCCTGGTCAATTCAGTACAGACTttagagacagacagcaggaatAAGTCCTGGGAGCAGTAACTCCCCATGCTTTTTCAAAGGATCTAGATCAGCAGAGAAGATGaaagcagaataaaaacagCCTTATGTCAACGAGGCAAACCATCCAATTCAGATAGTTAAGGTTTTTCATAGGGACTATTTTGGTATAAAGtggtttaaaagaaaacaaataaattctttcgtttttgacaaaaacactgtaagaaGTTGAATTCTCTATAgactgaaaacatattttctcagtcAGCTTCTTTGTTTGAGTTACTGGGTCCTACCTGAACACACAAAGTTTCATGTAGGGAATGCATGCATTTCTCTGTGCTCTTATCACTGATTTGAAGTGGATTATTTAGTCAATGTCCAAATGTGAttaaaccacacccacacagtcctgactGAGCAGGTTAGTTAATATCTAAAGATGTATTTTAACAATGATTATGCTTATTTTACCCATGAATATAGAGAAGTGTCACgtttttttaatgtactgtattgaGGTGGTGGCAGAAATGTCAAAACTATCTGCATGCTATGATACTGCTATGGGTACAGAAGGAAATGTGCAGAGTCTATTTATAATTTGAGTGAACTGAGCCTTTAAAGCTGGAGTCAGTCATGAGGTAAattgctgaaaaacaaacaagcctTTCCATAGAATCACTTTGatgcacaaaaaataaatttccACTGACAGGAAATCGTCAGTGGGCACAGAAAGTGAGGATTTGAAACttgaactgaaacactgaactTCCTGAATCATAACTGATGCGTAAACTTCcacagaaaactgttttcatcttctctcaACTCACCACCACTAAAACAAATTCTAAGTTCAAGAAAAATCTGGTTCTACATTTTGCACATGAGCAAACGTGCCTACAGCCTCAAAGGTGCTGCTTTTAACTCAAAACTCTAACTAAACTCCCCCTGGACGAACCGTCCAGAACTGTATATTTACTGTTACGGTCGTCTGGTCTTTCAGCTCTTGAGAGAAAGCTGCTGAGTCGCATCTGTGAGAATGGAGAAAGACATTTGTTCAGCTCCGTCCCGAGCTCCAGACTTCCTCCAGGAATCCCCGAGGTCTCCGGCAACGTCCGGGAACCCCCGTACAGGACGGACACAGACACGCCCACCTTCACAGGAGACTTCAGGAGAGTTCAGATAGTGGTGAGGAGAACAGACGAGCTCTCTCTCTACTTGATTTAGTCACATTCAGctgttttaaaacagttttaaggATCATGGAAGCAAATGAGTAAAAATCATcgttgtatttttttttattatgaaattTTACCATCCCTACTCAATGAGCAGCAAAGCGTAGATAGATTTTACTGTTGTTAAACGACAATAAGTATTATCTGGCTGTTGTTTGGCAACTAGAGACAATTCTATTACTTGACTGATTATTACACATGATTGAAAAACTGAGAATTTAtgctaatattttttttctcagacagCATAACCCAGTATAATATGGAAACCCATTTCCACCAAGATGATGAAAAAAGGTTTACAGGTCATTACAATGAGAAACTTGGAGGTATTTTTATGGTCCTACGGTCCTCAGTCACCTCACCTGGATAAGAAAAGGTGCAGTAGATTAagactctctctcctctgttacAGCCCGGCCCTCCAGGCTCTCCCCTGGACAGAGAACCCATCATCCCGCAGAGATCCAAGCCGGATGACAGAACCTCCACAGAGGCTCAGAGATTTCCATTCTTTGACTGGGAACCCTTCAGACCCGTAACAGAGTTCCTGCCAAAGTTTGAGGTAAAGAAACCCTCACTCCACGGTATGGTGATGACCGGGGCCATCGGGCCAGCTGGTCCCACTCTGAGGGCCCCGCTGGAGAGGAGGACACCACCACCAACTCCACCGACTCCCCCGACTCCCCCGCTGCTGCACTCTGATGCCTACACATCAGGTAAACACTGAGAGAAGAGTTCATAGGATGGAGAAATTAGTGTTttagattttaacattttagacCCTCTGCACACCAACAGTATTTTCCCACCTCTGTATGAAAATGTTGTCAAAGTGtcaaaaattcaaatgaattcaaatgaaCTCCCTGCTTATGCACAAAAAAACCAGAAAAGAAAATAGTTATGCATGTATTACATGCATATTGACGTTCTTAGTTCTGAGAAGACTGTTTCCATTCTCATAGTTGTATGTGTAATATGCACCAATCacccacaacattaaaaccactagCATGTGtcttgagccatttctgagcagtttttgtggtgtggttggagcactgtcctgctgggggaggcccctgccactggggagtgCGTTTGCCATGGGGAGGTCTGCTCCTTCTACAGCAATGTTACATTGGGTGGCGtatatcaaagtaacatccagatgaatggctgccagttagcatagcttagcataaagacttgaaGTGAATAATTTTACAAGAATTAtagaaaaagatattttttgGACAGCAAGAACATCACATAATGAAAGCCTTTGGACCATCCTGTAATTATTTTAAGATGTGAATatgaacatcaacaacaaagtAATAAACCTCAACTTTCTTCAACCGTAACAGATAAAACATTTGTATGAAATGTAAACTCCCACTCACCTGGTTTCTGTTGTACAGATTAAATCAGCGTCtcactcatttatttttaagtttttgacacttgttttctgtctgcctccagCAGAGCGGTGCAGCCAGACCTTGGATCCAGGACCGTGTCGTGATTACGTGGTGAAGTGGTACTACGACGCCACAGCCAACTCCTGCGCTCAGTTCTGGTTCGGAGGCTGTCTGGGAAACAGCAACCGGTTTGAGACtgagaagagctgcagagaaacctgCGTCAAGACCTAACATAGTCACAATGATATGCATTCAGAAAAGCTCACATTACTTTGTCACAAAGTTAAACTTAAACTTCAGTGCATTAGTATTTTTCTTATAGCTACGACAAGTTTagggaaataaaaaggaaatggtT
The window above is part of the Lates calcarifer isolate ASB-BC8 linkage group LG15, TLL_Latcal_v3, whole genome shotgun sequence genome. Proteins encoded here:
- the LOC108889215 gene encoding collagen alpha-1(XXVIII) chain isoform X1 — its product is MEMLRRGNLRRGVGLCLLLLALVHEATGQRRKTGRRNNYRLHDDGGNGLTCSLEVAFILDSSESAKIFLFEKQKAFVLSFSTRLAQLQVAGWTVKMRMAALQYSSSVSLEHRFSAWKDLDSFHGQVSTMNYIGHGTYTTYAITNATQLLVQETPADSVRVVVLMTDGVDHPRNPDVIAAAAEAKGHGIKFFAVGLSHIAQQSQNNAKLRAIASTPAQQFVQSLLDPQLEEKLLKEMAAVAFEGCPKAQVCLCERGERGPPGSQGRKGDQGFTGPPGLKGSRGEPGLNGRPGNDGPEGRPGYKGNKGERGDCGTPGEKGDSGPEGPPGPRGPQGEQGSLGPPGDMGPEGPAGPKGDRGPSGVPGPSGEIGIGFPGAKGEKGIQGRSGPPGPVGIGEPGLPGPPGPPGTQGTPGPPGEGFPGPKGDRGYDGPRGNRGLPGVGVKGDKGNLGPPGITGPPGAPGTGLQGEKGDQGPIGPAGPRGAPGIGITGPKGNQGPTGEPGLPGERGVGEPGPKGDPGAEGLPGIPGQPGEDGVPGQKGDIGLPGPRGPDGAPGKGAPGVKGDRGDRGTRGMPGAVGPVGPMGAKGEPGIMGPPGTTGPPGRGIPGAKGEPGPQGPAGAVGEQGIGLPGPKGDRGAPGPAGPPGLKGEGFPGAPGLPGPPGLTGETGPEGVGLPGPKGDRGLPGPPGPAGPPGIGLMGAKGAAGQMGPPGSQGLPGEGIQGSKGEPGFQGIPGPRGPPGQGLQGDKGERGFRGEKGKKGDRGEPGEPGTIGPLGRVGQKGEPGLTRDEIIKIVRSICSCGVTCRQTPLELVFVIDSSESVGPDNFNVIKDFVNALIDRASVSRDTTRVGVVLYSHINVVVVSLRQEATRDEIKSAVRSMTYLGEGTFTGSAIQQASQVFKAARAGVRKVAIIITDGQADKRDSVSLENAVMEAQGSNIEMFVIGVVNESDPLYEEFKKELSLMASDPDSEHVYLIDEFKTLPALERKLLSRICENGERHLFSSVPSSRLPPGIPEVSGNVREPPYRTDTDTPTFTGDFRRVQIVPGPPGSPLDREPIIPQRSKPDDRTSTEAQRFPFFDWEPFRPVTEFLPKFEVKKPSLHGMVMTGAIGPAGPTLRAPLERRTPPPTPPTPPTPPLLHSDAYTSAERCSQTLDPGPCRDYVVKWYYDATANSCAQFWFGGCLGNSNRFETEKSCRETCVKT
- the LOC108889215 gene encoding collagen alpha-1(XXVIII) chain isoform X2; translated protein: MEMLRRGNLRRGVGLCLLLLALVHEATGQRRKTGRRNNYRLHDDGGNGLTCSLEVAFILDSSESAKIFLFEKQKAFVLSFSTRLAQLQVAGWTVKMRMAALQYSSSVSLEHRFSAWKDLDSFHGQVSTMNYIGHGTYTTYAITNATQLLVQETPADSVRVVVLMTDGVDHPRNPDVIAAAAEAKGHGIKFFAVGLSHIAQQSQNNAKLRAIASTPAQQFVQSLLDPQLEEKLLKEMAAVAFEGCPKAQVCLCERGERGPPGSQGRKGDQGFTGPPGLKGSRGEPGLNGRPGNDGPEGRPGYKGNKGERGDCGTPGEKGDSGPEGPPGPRGPQGEQGSLGPPGDMGPEGPAGPKGDRGPSGVPGPSGEIGIGFPGAKGEKGIQGRSGPPGPVGIGEPGLPGPPGPPGTQGTPGPPGEGFPGPKGDRGYDGPRGNRGLPGVGVKGDKGNLGPPGITGPPGAPGTGLQGEKGDQGPIGPAGPRGAPGIGITGPKGNQGPTGEPGLPGERGVGEPGPKGDPGAEGLPGIPGQPGEDGVPGQKGDIGLPGPRGPDGAPGKGAPGVKGDRGDRGTRGMPGAVGPVGPMGAKGEPGIMGPPGTTGPPGRGIPGAKGEPGPQGPAGAVGEQGIGLPGPKGDRGAPGPAGPPGLKGEGFPGAPGLPGPPGLTGETGPEGVGLPGPKGDRGLPGPPGPAGPPGIGLMGAKGAAGQMGPPGSQGLPGEGIQGSKGEPGFQGIPGPRGPPGQGLQGDKGERGFRGEKGKKGDRGEPGEPGTIGPLGRVGQKGEPGLTRDEIIKIVRSICSCGVTCRQTPLELVFVIDSSESVGPDNFNVIKDFVNALIDRASVSRDTTRVGVVLYSHINVVVVSLRQEATRDEIKSAVRSMTYLGEGTFTGSAIQQASQVFKAARAGVRKVAIIITDGQADKRDSVSLENAVMEAQGSNIEMFVIGVVNESDPLYEEFKKELSLMASDPDSEHVYLIDEFKTLPALERKLLSRICENGERHLFSSVPSSRLPPGIPEVSGNVREPPYRTDTDTPTFTGDFRRVQIVPGPPGSPLDREPIIPQRSKPDDRTSTEAQRFPFFDWEPFRPVTEFLPKFEVKKPSLHGMVMTGAIGPAGPTLRAPLERRTPPPTPPTPPTPPLLHSDAYTSERCSQTLDPGPCRDYVVKWYYDATANSCAQFWFGGCLGNSNRFETEKSCRETCVKT